The sequence below is a genomic window from Chondrinema litorale.
TCGGTTTGCTAGACTGGGAAAAGACTTGGGCTGTAAGGCACGATGTAGAAGGACTAATTAAACTGATGAATGGTAAAGAAAACTTTGTAGCCATGTTAGATTCTTTTCTACATGTACAAAGTAAAGAACTTGCAATAATTGATTCTTTAAGTGCAAGTGATACTACGCTTCGTCATATGCATGCACAGTACTCTGAAGAAAATAGCCATATCCCATTTTTATATACTTATGCAGGTAAATCTTGGAAAACTCAAGAAATGCTTAGAAGTATGATGGACAGTATTTTTGCTTCTTTAGATTCTAAAGGAAGATATTCTTATAAAGATGATTTTCAGCCGGCTTGGCTCATTTTTAATATGTTGGGTTTGTATCCTTTAAGTCCGGTGGGTAATAAGTATATTTTAGGGAGTCCGGTAATAGATGGGGCTGTTTTAAGTGTAAGTAATAAACAACCTTTTAGCATAAAGGTTAACAACCAGAGCAATCAAAAACATTTTGTGAAATTACTTTCTTTAAATAGAAGTTCTCAGCAAAAAGACTTTATCTCATACAAAGAAATGTTTCAGGGTGGTGAGGTGATTTTAGAGATGGTGCAAGAGCCAAATAAGATTAATTCAGATAAAAAGCTTGAACTGCTTTCAGACTCTTTACAAAACAGAGTGGCTACTTTTTAGTCTGAAAAAAGGAATATTATGGAGGAAGATGCTTATTTAACGATAGCGGGTACATCAGAAGGATTTTATAAAGAAAAAGGGAGCAAGTTTTTAGCTTTTGCTTATCCTGTTAAAAGTGAAGAAGACGTAAAAGAGCATATACACGACTTAAAAAAGCAATACTACGATGCCAGACATCACTGCTATGCTTTTATAATTGGCAGCGATGGGGCATCTTATAGAGCTGGTGACGATGGTGAACCAGCAAACTCAGCAGGCAATCCGATTTTAGGGCAAATTCGCTCTAATGAACTAACTAATGTACTTATAGTCGTAGTTCGCTATTTTGGAGGCACTAAACTAGGTGTAAGCGGACTTATAAATGCCTATAAAACTGCAGCCGCAGATGCACTTGAAAATGCTGAGTTTCAAAAAGAATTTCTTACGAAAAAGGTGAAATTACTCTTTCAATATGCACAGATGAACGATGCAATGAAAATAGTGAAAGACTTTGATCTAAATGTGATAGAGCAAGATTTTGCCATGGATTGTAAATTAACTCTCGAAATTAGAGAGGGCATCTACAATCAGTTTGAAACCAAGGTGAACGATATTTACGGTCTATCATTAAAAGTCGATTGATAAATTTTAGGATTGTTTAATAATAACCCATTGCAATTAGCAAAAAACAAATCTACTTTTCTTTTAATCTCAAAATACCTCAGTTTCTCTTCTTCAAATTTACTTTCTAATTGAAAATGCTTTTTATAAGACCTATTACAAGAGCTAATAGGAAAAGTTGAAGGATATTTAGAAAGTACCTCTTTAGAGTTATCTAGTTCTACAAGCAGTTTATCAAATCTCATATTGGTTCCTACCAGTAAATTAAAAAGAATATTTCCCGGTTTGGATAATAGTGTGTCGTCTTCAAGAATTTCGAATAAGCTGGTTAAAAAACCTTCAACTTCAAACTTTATAGCTGAAGCCTCAGCATACCAACACCTTTGCATTAAATAGAGATCATTTGAATGAAAAATCTGACTCATAGAACCTTATAATTAGAAATAAAAAAATTTGAATTGTAATACATAAAAACCATGAAGCCTAAAAAGTAGGAATACATTTAGTCCTGTTTGGAATTTAGTTTATTTTGTACTTTTTAAATATGGTAATTATCACTCAGGGTTATGATTTTTGTCAGCTTAAGAGTGAATTTAGAAATGTTAACTATCATCAATATACAAAAAACAATTGGAAAATGATAGTCTTTGGGTAGATATATATGAGAAGCACAATTAATTCATTAATATGTGCAATTATGAAATTATAAAGCTGAAACCACTGTTATTCAGACAAAAATACCTTTCATATACTTTATAGCTGTACTTGTAATGTTTTCTTTCATTAATACATTTAGATTATGTATTTTAAAGGTAAATTGGCTCAATAAAAATTTAAGATACCATCTTAATTAGTTTTAGAAAATATATATTATTATGATCAGCAAGGTTACAAAAGTTGTAATTATAGAAGATAATGAAGTGGTAAAGGATGGCTTTGCACTACTTATAAATAGTATGGAGGGTTACGACGTAAGCGGAAAATTTGCTGACTGTGAATCTGCCATAAAATCAATCCAACAATCACAGCCCGAAGTAATTCTTATGGATATCGATTTACCAGGAATGAATGGTATAGAAGGTACCCGTAAGATCAAAAAAATGTATCCTGAAATAGATATAATTGTAATTACCGTGCATGAAGATAGTGAGCTAGTTTTTGAAGCTTTATGCTCTGGTGCTAGTGGATATATTACTAAAAATTCAGACTATTCCAGACTACTCGATGCAATTAATGAAGTAAGAAGCGGTGGTGCTCCAATGAGTAGCAATATTGCCAGAATGGTGGTTGAATCTTTCCAGAAAAACACAAATTCGCCACTTACAGCCAGAGAAACTGAGGTTCTTGAGTTACTTTCTAAAGGTAAGAGCTATACAGTAATTGCTGATGAGCTATTTATACATAAAGAAACTGTAAAGTCTCATATAAAAAATATTTACTTTAAACTTCAAGTAAATAGTAAGGCTGAAGCTATTGAAAAAGCCTTAAAAGATAAGCTCATTTAATAAAACTATCTCCTTCTTAGCAGCATAGTGTATATAAGTTGTTTGCTTGTATACGCTTTGATTTAAAATCCCCCTTTCTAACCATTTAGAGATAATATTTGGCCTTATCTCTTTATGCATGCCAATACATTTATTAACAAGACATCTAATATATAATTAAGATATTCTCAATAAACTTACCTTATATAGGTAATGTATTGAAAATCTATTTACGTAGACAATAATTTCATATCAATTTAATGCTACCTAACCCAAACAGGGGGATGGTGTTTCATTCAGAATCATTTTGAGTTAGCTAAGATTGGGTGTATTTGAGTTGTTATTTTGAAAACATCGTGTAAAACGATTAATTCTCAAAATAATATATTTATTTATTTGGGGGATAAAGCAAAATAAATCTATAAAAACATATTAACTCAATATTTACTTTTTTATCTAATTTCAAAAATTTCGTATTTGAAAATGTACAACAAAATGGTTAGTCAATTATAAGTATATTAATTCTTAGTTAAATACAAGAAAATTTAAAAAATTACCGCTCACCAATTTATTTCTCCTTTTACAAACTAAGTATTTATACCTACAATTTCACCCTCTATGGGTGATAGCATTGTTTTAACATATTTTAAATATTTGGGTGATTTTTTATTGGTATACCTACTAACAGGGGACATTTGGCCCTGGTATTATCATTTTTGATAAATTTTCATCTTTAAAAATTAAATTATGGTTAAAAAATTACAAGGTACATTAGTGGTTCTTTTACTGCTTGTGAGCCCATTTTTGGCTGCACAAGAGAGAACGCTTACAGGTAAAGTTACCTCAGTAGATGATGGTAGCTCTTTACCGGGAGTGAATGTAGTAGTAAAAGGAACTAACAATGGAACAATTACCGATATAGACGGTAATTACAAAATCAATGTGGCTGAAGGTCAAGAAGTGCTAATATTTAGCTACATTGGTTTTCAGCGTCTTGAGGTAGAAATTGGAAACCGCCAAGTAGTAGATGCAAGTCTAGAGTCTGATGTTACAGAGCTATCAGAAGTTGTTGTAACGGCGCTAGGTATCGAAAAAGAATCCCGCACAATTGGTTACGGTATTTCTACTATTAAATCAGATGAAGTTACCAAAGCAAGAGAGACCAATATTGTAAATGCCTTACAAGGTAAAGTAACTGGTGTTACAATTAACAATACCTCTGGTAACTTAGGAGCTTCTTCTAAAATCATAATTAGAGGTGTAACTTCACTAAGTGGAAGAAATGATCCTCTTTGGATTGTAGATGGTATTCCTATCAACAACTCTCAAACTCCAACGGGTTCTAGAATTACAGGTAACAGAGATTTTGCAAATGGTGCTTCTGTTATCAACCCAGATGATGTTGAGTCTATCAACGTATTGAAAGGTGCTGCTGCAACAGCTTTGTATGGTTCAAGAGCTGCAGCGGGTGCTATTGTAGTAACTACTAAAAAAGGTAAAGCCGGAAAAGGAGGGAAACCTCAAGTTTCTATCAACTCTTCTGTAAGATTTGATGATCTTTTTGTAAAACCTGATTATCAAACAGAATATGCTATTGGTAGTTTGTTTACTTATGACTCTTCTGCAGTAGGTAACTCATGGGGACCAAGAATTGTAGGGCAAGAAGTAACTAAAGCTATTACTGGAGAAAGAGTGCCTTTGGAAGCTTATGGAAAAGATAACTTAGATGAATTCTTTAGAACAGGCCGTACTTTACTGAACAACTTTTCAGTATCTGATGCGGATGAAAAAATGGATTATCGTTTAAGTTTAACTTCTTTAAATCAGAAAGGTATATTGCCAGGTGCTGAGCTAGATAGATTAACTATAGGTTTAAATGCTGGTGTAAAACATACCGAAAAAATTAAAACTAGGTTTGGTATTCAGTATATTAAAACTACATCTGGTGGTACTGGTGTAACAGGAGCCAATGACCCTAACGTAATCGGCTTATCATCATTTAGTCCGACTGTAGACTTTAGAGATTATTTACCATGGATAGATGAAAGCGGTAATCAGATTAATACACTGACCGCTACCTCTAACAACCCCTATTGGATCCAAAACGAAAACAAAAATGATAGGCAAGATGATCGATTCATCGGTAACTTCGAATTAACCTTAACTCCAATTAAAAATCTGAACATAATTGGTAGGGTAGGTTACGATTATGATGTAGATGATAGATTAATTACCAATAGAAAAGGTACTGCTCAAAGACTAGAAGGTAATTTTATAGTAGATAAATTGCAGAGAGCTCAGTTAAATACTGATGTTTTAGCTAACTATGTTATTGGTATTGGTTCCGACTGGTCGATTAATATTTTAGGTGGTTTTCAGTACAATAAGCGTGATTTCGAAAGAGAAACTCTTACTGCAAACAACTTACTTATTCCAGAGTTGTTTTCACCAGGTAATGCTGAGCAGACAGTTCCTACCAGAGATTTTTCTGAACAAATACTCTTAGGATTATACTCTCAAGCAGAGTTGTCTTATAAAGACTGGGCTACTTTAACATTAACCGCCAGAAATGACTGGTCTTCTACACTTCCATTAGCTAATAACTCTTATTTCTATCCTTCAGCAAGTTTGGCAGTAGTATTTACAGATGCATTAAATATGCAAAGTAACTTCTTGTCTTATGGTAAATTAAGAGCTAGTGTTGCACAAGTAGGTAACGATACAGGACCATATCAACTTAACTTTACTTTTGATCCGGTTTCTACAGCAACAGGTCAGTATAGTTTGAATAATAACTTCCCATTTGACGGCAGGTTAGCATTTGATAAAACGAATACAATACCTCCAACTAACCTATTGCCTGAGGAGCAAACAAGTTATGAGTTTGGAACAGAGTTACAATTCTTCAAGAGTCGTTTAACTTTAGATGTTTCTTATTTCAAAACTCAAAACAGAAACCAGATTCTTGCACTGCCTATTCCTGAGTCTACTGGTTTTGGATTTAGAAGAACAAATGTTGGTCGTGTTGATACAGAAGGTATAGAAATTACTTTAGATGCAACACCAATAAAAATTGGAGACTTTCAGTGGAATACTATTGTAAACTTCTCACATTCAGAATCTACAGTTAAAGAACTTGCACAAGGTGTAGAAAGAACTTTAATTGCCAGTGCTTTTAACAGTGTACAAGTTGTAGCTGTTAAAGGTAAAGAATTCCAATTATACGGTATTCCTTTCTTAAGAGACTCTACAAGCGGTAGACCTATTATTGACCCAACTACTGGTACTCGTCAAAATGACCAAGCAAAAACTTTTGGTTCAGTATTACCAGACTTTACAATGGGTTTCATAAATAGTTTCACTTACAAAGGTGTTACTGTTTCTGCTACCATCGACTGGAGACAAGGTGGTTTAGTTAAGTCATCAACTGTAGAATCTTTACAAGTTGGTGGAGAAACTGTAGAAACTTTATTAAACAGAGAAGGTACAT
It includes:
- a CDS encoding IMPACT family protein, with the translated sequence MEEDAYLTIAGTSEGFYKEKGSKFLAFAYPVKSEEDVKEHIHDLKKQYYDARHHCYAFIIGSDGASYRAGDDGEPANSAGNPILGQIRSNELTNVLIVVVRYFGGTKLGVSGLINAYKTAAADALENAEFQKEFLTKKVKLLFQYAQMNDAMKIVKDFDLNVIEQDFAMDCKLTLEIREGIYNQFETKVNDIYGLSLKVD
- a CDS encoding SusC/RagA family TonB-linked outer membrane protein, which codes for MVKKLQGTLVVLLLLVSPFLAAQERTLTGKVTSVDDGSSLPGVNVVVKGTNNGTITDIDGNYKINVAEGQEVLIFSYIGFQRLEVEIGNRQVVDASLESDVTELSEVVVTALGIEKESRTIGYGISTIKSDEVTKARETNIVNALQGKVTGVTINNTSGNLGASSKIIIRGVTSLSGRNDPLWIVDGIPINNSQTPTGSRITGNRDFANGASVINPDDVESINVLKGAAATALYGSRAAAGAIVVTTKKGKAGKGGKPQVSINSSVRFDDLFVKPDYQTEYAIGSLFTYDSSAVGNSWGPRIVGQEVTKAITGERVPLEAYGKDNLDEFFRTGRTLLNNFSVSDADEKMDYRLSLTSLNQKGILPGAELDRLTIGLNAGVKHTEKIKTRFGIQYIKTTSGGTGVTGANDPNVIGLSSFSPTVDFRDYLPWIDESGNQINTLTATSNNPYWIQNENKNDRQDDRFIGNFELTLTPIKNLNIIGRVGYDYDVDDRLITNRKGTAQRLEGNFIVDKLQRAQLNTDVLANYVIGIGSDWSINILGGFQYNKRDFERETLTANNLLIPELFSPGNAEQTVPTRDFSEQILLGLYSQAELSYKDWATLTLTARNDWSSTLPLANNSYFYPSASLAVVFTDALNMQSNFLSYGKLRASVAQVGNDTGPYQLNFTFDPVSTATGQYSLNNNFPFDGRLAFDKTNTIPPTNLLPEEQTSYEFGTELQFFKSRLTLDVSYFKTQNRNQILALPIPESTGFGFRRTNVGRVDTEGIEITLDATPIKIGDFQWNTIVNFSHSESTVKELAQGVERTLIASAFNSVQVVAVKGKEFQLYGIPFLRDSTSGRPIIDPTTGTRQNDQAKTFGSVLPDFTMGFINSFTYKGVTVSATIDWRQGGLVKSSTVESLQVGGETVETLLNREGTFIDRSGVIVNDDGSVRENDVPVRSAEDFWLSLDDNSVAEPFIFDGTFVKLRELSVSYRLPSTLLENTFIKSIQVGIEGRNLALLYSKIPHIDPEANLFGSGSDGFGVERSTVPTTRSVGFNVRLNF
- a CDS encoding response regulator transcription factor — its product is MISKVTKVVIIEDNEVVKDGFALLINSMEGYDVSGKFADCESAIKSIQQSQPEVILMDIDLPGMNGIEGTRKIKKMYPEIDIIVITVHEDSELVFEALCSGASGYITKNSDYSRLLDAINEVRSGGAPMSSNIARMVVESFQKNTNSPLTARETEVLELLSKGKSYTVIADELFIHKETVKSHIKNIYFKLQVNSKAEAIEKALKDKLI